In Shewanella sp. GD04112, the following proteins share a genomic window:
- the merD gene encoding mercury resistance co-regulator MerD, translating into MNAYTVSRLALDAGVSVHIVRDYLLRGLLRPVACTTGGYGLFDDAALQRLCFVRAAFEAGIGLGALARLCRALDAANCDETAAQLAVLRQFVERRREALANLEVQLAAMPTAPAQHAESLP; encoded by the coding sequence ATGAACGCCTACACGGTGTCCCGGCTGGCCCTTGATGCCGGGGTGAGCGTGCATATCGTGCGCGACTACCTGCTGCGCGGATTGCTGCGGCCAGTCGCCTGCACCACGGGTGGCTACGGCCTGTTCGATGACGCCGCCTTGCAGCGACTGTGCTTCGTGCGGGCCGCCTTCGAGGCGGGCATCGGCCTCGGCGCATTGGCGCGGCTGTGCCGGGCGCTGGATGCGGCGAACTGCGATGAAACTGCCGCGCAGCTTGCTGTGCTGCGTCAGTTCGTCGAACGCCGGCGCGAAGCGTTGGCCAATCTGGAAGTGCAGTTGGCCGCCATGCCGACCGCGCCGGCACAGCATGCGGAGAGTTTGCCATGA
- the merE gene encoding broad-spectrum mercury transporter MerE, whose amino-acid sequence MNSPERMPAETHKPFTGYLWGALAVLTCPCHLPILAIVLAGTTAGAFIGEHWGIAALTLTGLFVLSVTRLLRAFRGRS is encoded by the coding sequence ATGAACAGCCCCGAGCGCATGCCGGCCGAGACACACAAGCCGTTCACCGGCTACCTGTGGGGTGCGCTGGCGGTGCTCACCTGTCCCTGTCATTTGCCGATTCTCGCCATTGTGCTGGCCGGCACGACGGCCGGCGCGTTCATCGGCGAGCACTGGGGTATTGCAGCCCTCACGCTGACCGGCTTGTTTGTCCTGTCTGTGACGCGGCTGCTGCGGGCCTTCAGAGGTCGATCATGA
- a CDS encoding DUF3330 domain-containing protein codes for MSASQPIEWTVAQLAQAVERGQLELHYQPIVDLRSEQIVGAEALLRWRHPTLGLLPPGQFLPVIESSGLMPEIGAWVLGAACRQMRDWRVLAWQPFRLAVNVSASQVGPDFDKWVKGVLADAGLPAAYLEIELTESVAFGDPAIFPALEALRQIGVRFAADDFGTGYSCLQHLKCCPISTLKIDQSFVAGLANDHRDQTIVRTVIQLAHGLGMEVVAEGVETSASLDLLRQADCDTGQGFLFAKPMPAAAFAVFVSQWRGATMNANDPTATSCCVCCKEIPLDAAFTPEGAEYVEHFCGLECYQRFQARAKTGSETDADPNACDSSLSD; via the coding sequence ATGAGCGCTTCCCAGCCAATTGAATGGACAGTGGCGCAACTGGCGCAGGCGGTCGAGCGCGGGCAGCTTGAGCTGCACTACCAGCCGATTGTCGATTTGCGCAGTGAGCAGATTGTCGGCGCGGAAGCCCTGTTGCGCTGGCGTCATCCGACGCTCGGACTGTTGCCGCCGGGCCAGTTCCTGCCCGTGATCGAATCGTCCGGCCTGATGCCGGAAATCGGCGCATGGGTGCTGGGCGCAGCCTGCCGTCAAATGCGCGACTGGCGGGTGCTGGCATGGCAACCGTTCCGGCTGGCCGTCAATGTTTCGGCGAGCCAAGTGGGGCCAGATTTCGACAAGTGGGTAAAGGGCGTGCTGGCCGATGCCGGGTTGCCCGCCGCGTATCTTGAAATTGAGCTGACCGAATCGGTTGCGTTCGGTGATCCGGCGATCTTCCCCGCCCTGGAAGCTTTGCGACAGATCGGTGTGCGCTTCGCCGCCGACGACTTCGGCACCGGCTATTCCTGCCTGCAACACCTGAAATGCTGCCCCATCAGCACGCTCAAGATCGACCAATCGTTTGTCGCCGGACTCGCCAACGACCACCGCGACCAGACCATCGTGCGCACCGTGATTCAGCTTGCGCATGGGCTTGGCATGGAAGTAGTGGCCGAAGGCGTGGAAACATCGGCGAGTCTTGATTTGTTGCGACAAGCGGACTGCGACACAGGACAAGGCTTCCTGTTCGCCAAGCCGATGCCGGCGGCGGCATTCGCCGTCTTCGTCAGTCAATGGAGGGGTGCCACCATGAATGCAAATGATCCGACTGCCACCAGTTGCTGCGTGTGCTGCAAGGAAATCCCGCTCGATGCCGCCTTCACCCCGGAAGGCGCGGAATACGTCGAGCACTTCTGCGGGCTGGAGTGCTATCAGCGCTTCCAGGCGCGCGCCAAGACCGGGAGCGAAACCGATGCCGATCCGAACGCCTGCGACTCATCACTGTCAGACTGA
- a CDS encoding DDE-type integrase/transposase/recombinase — MASDTSLIAEQGVATLPDAAWAQARQRAEIIGPLAALDVVGHEAADAAAHALGLSRRQVYVLIRRARQGAGLVTDLARSRSGGGKGKGRLPESVERIIRELLQKRFLTKQKRSLAAFHREVAQACKAQKLRAPARNTVALRIAGLDPLKATRRREGQDASRSLQGVGGEPPAVTAPLEQVQIDHTVIDLIVVDERDRQPIGRPYLTIAIDVFTRCVLGMVVTLEAPSSVSVGLCLVHVACDKRPWLEGLNIEIEWPMSGKPRLLYLDNAAEFKSEALRRGCEQHGIRLDYRPLGQPHYGGIVERIIGTAMQMIHDELPGTTFSNPDQRGDYDSENKAALTLRELERWLTLAVGTYHGSVHNGLLQPPAARWAEAIARTGVPTVITRTTAFLVDFLPIIRRTLTRTGFVIDHIHYYADALKPWIARRDRLPAFLIRRDPRDISRIWVLEPEGQHYLEIPYRTLSHPAVTLWEQRQALAKLRQQGREQVDESALFRMIGQMREIVSTAQKATRKARRDADRRQHLKATAVLFKTTPPPDADMADPQADNQPPAKPFDQIEEW; from the coding sequence ATGGCGTCAGACACATCATTGATTGCCGAGCAAGGCGTGGCCACCCTGCCCGATGCGGCTTGGGCGCAGGCCCGGCAACGGGCGGAAATCATCGGGCCGCTGGCAGCGCTTGATGTGGTCGGGCATGAAGCCGCCGATGCCGCTGCTCACGCGCTTGGCCTGTCCAGGCGGCAGGTGTATGTCCTAATCCGCCGTGCCCGGCAAGGTGCTGGGCTTGTGACGGACCTGGCTCGCAGCCGATCCGGCGGCGGAAAAGGCAAGGGACGCTTGCCGGAATCAGTTGAGCGCATCATCCGCGAGTTGCTGCAAAAGCGCTTCCTGACCAAGCAGAAGCGTAGCCTGGCAGCGTTCCACCGCGAGGTCGCGCAGGCTTGCAAAGCGCAAAAGCTGCGGGCGCCGGCGCGCAACACCGTGGCTCTGCGGATCGCCGGCCTCGATCCGCTCAAGGCCACTCGCCGCCGGGAAGGTCAGGATGCGTCCCGCAGCCTGCAAGGTGTCGGTGGTGAGCCTCCCGCCGTGACCGCGCCACTGGAACAAGTGCAGATTGATCACACGGTCATCGACCTGATCGTGGTGGACGAGCGCGACCGGCAACCGATTGGCCGTCCGTATCTGACCATCGCCATCGACGTGTTTACCCGCTGCGTGCTCGGCATGGTCGTCACGCTGGAAGCGCCGTCATCTGTTTCGGTCGGCCTGTGCCTTGTGCATGTCGCCTGCGACAAGCGTCCCTGGCTGGAGGGTCTGAACATAGAAATAGAGTGGCCGATGAGCGGCAAGCCCAGGCTGCTCTACCTGGACAACGCGGCCGAGTTCAAGAGCGAAGCGCTACGCCGAGGCTGCGAGCAGCATGGCATCCGGCTTGACTATCGCCCGCTCGGGCAGCCGCACTACGGCGGCATCGTGGAACGGATCATCGGCACGGCGATGCAGATGATCCACGACGAATTGCCAGGGACGACCTTCTCCAACCCTGACCAGCGCGGCGACTACGATTCCGAAAACAAGGCCGCCCTGACGCTGCGTGAGCTGGAGCGCTGGCTCACATTGGCGGTCGGCACCTACCACGGCTCCGTGCACAACGGCCTGCTCCAGCCGCCGGCAGCGCGCTGGGCCGAAGCTATCGCGCGGACCGGCGTGCCAACCGTCATCACTCGCACCACGGCTTTTCTGGTCGATTTTCTGCCCATCATCCGCCGCACGCTGACCCGCACCGGCTTCGTCATCGACCACATCCATTACTACGCCGATGCGCTCAAGCCGTGGATAGCTCGGCGCGACCGCTTGCCTGCGTTCCTGATCCGGCGCGACCCGCGCGACATCAGCCGCATTTGGGTGCTGGAGCCGGAGGGGCAGCACTATCTGGAAATTCCATACCGCACCTTGTCGCACCCGGCTGTCACCCTCTGGGAACAACGACAGGCGCTGGCGAAATTGCGGCAGCAAGGGCGCGAACAGGTGGATGAGTCGGCGCTGTTTCGCATGATCGGCCAGATGCGCGAAATCGTGTCCACCGCGCAGAAAGCTACGCGCAAGGCGCGGCGCGACGCGGATCGACGCCAGCATCTCAAGGCAACGGCAGTTCTTTTCAAAACCACGCCACCACCGGACGCGGACATGGCTGACCCGCAGGCAGACAACCAGCCACCTGCCAAACCGTTCGACCAGATTGAGGAGTGGTAG
- a CDS encoding TniB family NTP-binding protein, with product MEEYPIIDLSHLMPVAQGLARLPADERIHRLRADRWIGYPRAVEALNRLEALYAWPNKQRMPNLLLVGPTNNGKSMIVEKFRRTHPASSDADQEHIPVLVVQMPSEPSVIRFYVALLAAMGAPLRPRPRLPEMEQLALALLRKVGVRMLVIDELHNVLAGNSVNRREFLNLLRFLGNELRIPLVGVGTRDAYLAIRSDDQLENRFEPMMLPVWEANDDCCSLLASFAASLPLRRPSSIATLDMARYLLTRSEGTIGELAHLLMAAAVAAVESGEEAINHRTLSMADYTGPSERRQFERELM from the coding sequence GTGGAAGAATATCCCATCATCGACTTGTCCCACCTGATGCCGGTGGCCCAGGGCTTGGCCCGTCTTCCGGCGGACGAACGCATCCATCGCCTTCGCGCTGACCGCTGGATCGGCTATCCGCGAGCAGTCGAGGCGCTGAATCGGCTGGAAGCCCTGTATGCGTGGCCGAACAAACAACGCATGCCCAACCTGCTGTTGGTCGGTCCAACCAACAACGGCAAGTCGATGATCGTCGAGAAATTCCGCCGCACCCACCCGGCCAGCTCCGACGCCGACCAGGAGCACATTCCGGTACTGGTCGTGCAGATGCCATCCGAACCGTCGGTAATCCGCTTCTACGTCGCGCTACTTGCCGCGATGGGCGCGCCATTGCGCCCGCGCCCACGGCTGCCGGAAATGGAGCAATTGGCGCTGGCACTGCTACGCAAGGTCGGCGTGCGCATGCTGGTGATCGACGAATTGCACAACGTCCTGGCCGGCAACAGCGTCAACCGCCGGGAATTCCTCAACCTGCTGCGTTTCCTCGGCAACGAGCTGCGCATCCCGCTGGTCGGGGTCGGCACACGCGATGCCTACTTGGCGATCCGCTCGGACGACCAGTTGGAAAACCGCTTCGAGCCGATGATGCTGCCGGTGTGGGAGGCCAACGACGATTGCTGCTCACTGCTGGCCAGCTTCGCGGCTTCGCTCCCGCTGCGGCGACCCTCGTCGATTGCCACGCTGGATATGGCCCGCTACCTGCTTACGCGCAGCGAGGGCACCATCGGCGAGCTGGCGCACCTGTTGATGGCGGCGGCCGTCGCTGCCGTGGAGAGCGGTGAGGAAGCGATCAACCATCGCACGCTCAGCATGGCCGATTACACCGGTCCCAGCGAGCGGCGGCAATTCGAGCGGGAACTGATGTGA
- a CDS encoding TniQ family protein — translation MKPAPHWPLHPAPREGEALSSWLNRVALCYHMEVSELLEHDLGHGQVDDLDTAPPLALLAMLSQRSGIEPDRLRCMSFDGWVPWLLDSLDDQIPDALETYAFQLSVLLPKLRRRTRSITSWRAWLPSQPIHRACPLCLNDPANQAVLLAWKLPLMLSCPLHGCWLESYWGVPGRFLGWENADTAPRTASDAIAVMDRRTWQALTTGHVELPRRRIHAGLWFRLLRTLLDELNTPLSTCGTCAGYLRQVWEGCGHPLRAGQSLWRPYETLNPAVRLQMLEAAATAISLIEMRDISPPGEHAKLFWSEPQTGFTSGLSAKTPKPEPVDHWQRAVQAIDEAIIEARHDPETARSLFALASYGRRDPASLEQLRATFAKEGIPPEFLSHYVPDGPFACLRQNDGLSDKF, via the coding sequence GTGAAGCCAGCGCCACACTGGCCACTGCATCCGGCTCCCAGGGAAGGCGAAGCCTTGTCTTCGTGGCTCAACCGCGTGGCCCTTTGCTATCACATGGAGGTGTCCGAGCTGCTGGAGCACGATCTTGGTCACGGCCAGGTTGATGACCTGGACACCGCGCCACCACTGGCGCTGCTGGCGATGCTCTCCCAGCGGAGCGGCATCGAGCCGGACCGGCTGCGTTGCATGAGTTTCGACGGCTGGGTGCCTTGGCTACTGGACAGCCTTGATGATCAGATTCCAGACGCATTGGAAACCTATGCGTTCCAGCTCTCGGTGCTGCTGCCGAAACTCCGCCGTAGGACGCGATCCATCACGAGCTGGCGTGCCTGGCTGCCCAGCCAGCCGATACATCGCGCCTGCCCGCTCTGTCTGAACGACCCGGCAAACCAAGCCGTACTGCTTGCATGGAAGCTGCCCCTGATGCTGAGCTGCCCGCTGCATGGCTGCTGGCTGGAATCCTATTGGGGCGTGCCTGGGCGGTTTCTCGGCTGGGAGAACGCCGACACTGCGCCGCGCACCGCCAGCGACGCGATTGCGGTGATGGACCGGCGCACCTGGCAGGCACTGACGACCGGCCATGTGGAGCTGCCGCGCCGACGCATCCACGCTGGATTGTGGTTTCGGCTACTACGCACGCTGCTCGATGAGCTGAACACCCCGCTTTCGACGTGCGGAACCTGCGCGGGGTATCTCCGCCAAGTCTGGGAAGGCTGCGGGCATCCGCTGCGTGCTGGGCAAAGTCTGTGGCGACCGTATGAAACCCTGAACCCGGCAGTACGGTTGCAGATGCTGGAGGCGGCGGCAACGGCAATCAGCTTGATTGAGATGAGGGATATAAGCCCGCCGGGCGAGCATGCAAAGCTGTTCTGGTCCGAACCCCAAACCGGTTTCACCAGTGGCCTGTCGGCGAAAACGCCGAAGCCCGAACCCGTCGATCACTGGCAACGGGCAGTCCAGGCCATCGATGAGGCCATCATTGAAGCGCGGCACGACCCCGAGACGGCACGCTCGCTGTTCGCGTTGGCTTCCTATGGTCGGCGCGACCCCGCTTCCCTGGAACAGTTGCGCGCCACCTTCGCAAAGGAAGGCATCCCCCCGGAATTCCTGTCACATTACGTGCCTGATGGACCTTTTGCATGTCTTAGACAGAATGACGGGTTAAGTGACAAATTTTGA